A stretch of Gasterosteus aculeatus chromosome 4, fGasAcu3.hap1.1, whole genome shotgun sequence DNA encodes these proteins:
- the aga gene encoding N(4)-(beta-N-acetylglucosaminyl)-L-asparaginase yields MLLPLLIATLTALLPGGHAALPLVINTWPFKNASAAAWSALRSGGSALDAVEEGCARCQAEQCDGTVGYGGSPDESGETTLDAMIIDGDTMQAGAVGDLRRIKDAIGVARAVMEHTEHTLLVGESASVFAENMGFIAEDLTTNRSVNILSQWLKGNCQPNYRKNVFPDPSRSCGPYKPRAAARPSERARHATARSHDTIGMVALDRDGHAAAATSTNGLAHKVPGRVGDSPIVGAGAYADSSAGGAAATGDGDIMMRFLPSFLAVELMRAGADPSAACEAAISRIRRHYSGFFGAIICANTTGHYGAACNKVPGFSQFHYMVSDSESGSPLLKSVDCI; encoded by the exons ATGTTGCTTCCGCTCCTCATTGCGACTTTAACCGCCCTGCTTCCAGGCGGGCACGCGGCGCTGCCCCTCGTCATCAACACGTGGCCGTTCAAGAACGCGTCAGCCGCAg CGTGGAGCGCCCTGCGGTCCGGCGGCTCGGCGCTGGACGCGGTGGAGGAGGGCTGCGCCCGCTGCCAGGCGGAGCAGTGCGATGGCACCGTGGGCTACGGCGGCAGCCCGGACGAGTCCGGGGAGACCACGCTGGACGCCATGATCATCGACGG GGACACGATGCAGGCGGGCGCGGTCGGAGACCTGAGGAGAATCAAGGACGCCATCGGCGTCGCGAGAGCCGTGATGGAGCACACGGAGCACACGCTGCTGGTGGGCGAGTCGG CCTCTGTGTTTGCTGAAAACATGGGCTTCATCGCAGAAGACCTGACCACCAACAGATCTGTGAATATTCTCTCCCAGTGGCTGAAGGGCAACTGCCAACCTAATTatagaaag AACGTGTTTCCAGATCCGTCCCGGTCCTGTGGACCCTACAAGCCCAGGGCGGCGGCGAGGCCGAGCGAGAGGGCGCGGCACGCCACCGCGCGCTCCCACGACACCATAG GAATGGTGGCTCTTGATCGAGACGGTCACGCGGCTGCCGCTACGTCGACCAATGGACTCGCTCACAAAGTTCCCGG TCGCGTCGGGGACTCCCCCATCGTCGGGGCGGGGGCCTACGCAGACAGCTCGGCTGGTGGCGCTGCTGCTACCGGAGACGGAGACATCATGATGCGCTTCCTGCCGAG TTTCTTGGCCGTGGAGCTGATGAGGGCCGGGGCAGATCCCTCTGCAGCCTGCGAGGCGGCCATTTCCAGGATCAGGAGGCATTACTCCGGCTTCTTTGGTGCCATCATCTGTGCGAACACGACGGGCCATTATG GTGCCGCCTGTAACAAAGTGCCCGGCTTCTCCCAGTTTCACTACATGGTGTCGGACTCAGAGTCCGGCTCACCTCTTCTAAAATCTGTGGACTGCATTTAA
- the neil3 gene encoding endonuclease 8-like 3, with protein MVEGPGCTLNGEKIRSRVQTGQKWKESSGSLTTSTTNNPAGNAFRGFVGCPYTGVHTVGKELFMHFGPRSLRVHFGMNGSMRINPAERKERTGRTPVLQIHLTNDTVCFFDSTVEIRSTEDCEHRVRALESLDVCSPKFSFSRSVAAVRRRGGRMLCDVLLDQAVMPGVGNIIKNEALFDSGLQPAVKVDQLTDEQLHHLVKMTRDFTLLFYKCRKSGSPLYKHYKVYKRPQCGQCAHVVTVCRLGDNGRMTYFCGSCQKGDPSGVEVSKLPGRNSLIRWAGREPANHSAATRGGEEGEEDWACQLCTLINQPAARACDACLTARAEVHKDDINPEASHFTADLIKHPCTAFRKPQEELKVNWRSVLGTSTLVFSDLSKKPKPVNSPLSPAGSPLNSLAAERGSYKYSIRRGTASPNYASGGWQRQSAEPSDGESLASYSHPSKKMRIDHSPFAGNNAQDAAPNARKAEAPSRRPPSASSSAPCCASHRRPAALRVVHKDGDNKGRQFYACSLPRETKCNFFEWADLHFPLCRHGKRCVMRTVLKLGPNNGRNFYVCSFVKGKQCDLFQWAEDGPGVSTLPGC; from the exons ATGGTTGAAGGTCCGGGCTGCACGTTGAACGGAGAGAAGATCCGCTCCAGAGTCCAGACGGGGCAGAAATGGAAGGAAAGCAGCGGCAGTTTGACCACATCCACC ACGAACAACCCGGCGGGCAACGCCTTCCGCGGCTTCGTCGGGTGTCCGTACACCGGTGTGCACACGGTGGGCAAGGAGCTCTTCATGCACTTCGGTCCCCGATCGTTGAG GGTCCATTTCGGGATGAATGGATCGATGCGCATAAACCCCGccgagaggaaggagaggaccgGCCGCACGCCGGTGCTGCAAATACACCTGACTAACGACACCGTGTGCTTCTTTGACAGCACGGTGGAAATAAG GTCGACGGAGGACTGCGAGCACCGGGTGAGGGCCTTGGAGAGTCTGGACGTGTGCTCCCCCAAGTTCAGCTTCTCGCGCTCGGTGGCGGCGGTGAGGAGGCGGGGCGGCAGGATGCTGTGCGACGTCCTCCTCGACCAGGCCGTCATGCCGGGAGTCGGCAACATCATTAAAAACGAGGCGCTGTTCGACTCGGGCCTCCAGCCAGCTGTGAAG GTTGACCAGCTGACGGACGAGCAGCTGCACCACTTGGTGAAGATGACGCGGGATTTCACTCTGCTCTTCTACAAG TGTCGCAAATCTGGCTCCCCTCTCTACAAACATTACAAAGTCTACAAGCGTCCCCAGTGCGGCCAGTGCGCCCACGTCGTCACAGTCTGTCGCCTTGGAGACAACGGCAGGATGACTTACTTCTGCGGGAGCTGTCAGAAGGGGGATCCCAGCGGGGTCGAAGTCAG CAAGCTCCCAGGCAGGAACAGCCTGATCCGCTGGGCCGGCCGCGAGCCCGCCAATCACAGCGCGGccacgcgggggggggaggagggggaggaggactgggcCTGTCAGCTCTGCACGCTCATCAACCAGCCGGCGGCGAGGGCCTGCGACGCCTGCCTCACTGCGAGGGCCGAGG TCCACAAAGATGACATTAACCCCGAGGCGTCGCACTTCACCGCCGATTTGATTAAACACCCCTGCACTGCCTTCAGGAAGCCACAGGAGGAGCTCAAGGTCAACTGGAGGTCCGTGCTCGGGACTTCCACCCTGGTTTTCTCCGACTTGAGCAAGAAGCCGAAGCCCGTAAACTCCCCGCTGTCCCCAGCCGGCAGTCCTTTGAATTCCTTGGCGGCAGAGCGAGGTTCATATAAATACAGCATCCGCCGGGGGACGGCGAGCCCCAATTACGCCTCTGGTGGCTGGCAGAGGCAAAGCGCCGAGCCCTCCGATGGGGAATCGCTGGCCTCCTACAGTCACCCATCCAAGAAAATGAGAATTGATCACAGCCCCTTTGCCGGTAACAATGCTCAAGACGCGGCGCCCAACGCACG CAAAGCGGAAGCCCCCAGCCGGCGGCCCCCCTCCGCGTCTTCCAGCGCCCCTTGTTGTGCGTCCCATCGCCGTCCAGCCGCCCTCAGAGTGGTCCACAAGGACGGGGACAACAAGGGCCGCCAGTTCTACGCCTGCTCGCTTCCCAGAGAAACCAAGTGCAACTTCTTCGAG TGGGCGGACCTGCACTTCCCTCTCTGTCGCCACGGGAAACGCTGCGTAATGAGGACGGTTCTGAAACTGGGACCCAACAACGGGCGGAACTTCTACGTTTGCAGCTTTGTAAAGGGCAAACAGTGCGACTTGTTCCAGTGGGCAGAGGATGGACCGGGGGTCTCAACACTCCCTGGCTGTTAA